In Rhizophagus irregularis chromosome 7, complete sequence, a single genomic region encodes these proteins:
- a CDS encoding uncharacterized protein (SECRETED:cutsite_VDT-AS; SECRETED:prob_0.4114); SECRETED:SignalP(1-20), with translation MCIQLILTTATILPINVVDTASVSDLVLTTNLGIQFECYYIVTEEIQEREEQEESASILITPATTPATTPPSKKRVGHAKV, from the exons ATGTGTATCCAGTTAATCTTAACCACTGCTACTATTTTACCTATAAATGTTGTAGACACAGCTTCGGTATCAGATTTAGTACTTACTACGAATCTTGGTATACAATTTGAATGTTACTATATTG TGACTGAAGAAATTCAAGAGCGGGAAGAACAGGAAGAATCTGCATCTATACTTATTACACCTGCAACTACACCTGCAACTACACCTCCATCAAAAAAACGCGTAGGCCATgcaaaagtttaa